The following coding sequences are from one Xiphias gladius isolate SHS-SW01 ecotype Sanya breed wild chromosome 14, ASM1685928v1, whole genome shotgun sequence window:
- the LOC120798546 gene encoding WD repeat-containing protein 37 isoform X2, protein MPVESGSSAAARQAKQKRKSHSLSIRRTNSTEQERSGLQRDMLEGQDSKLPLSLRSNLLDLFSQIEREFENLYIENLELRREIETLNDRLAAEGQTFEGADLAKGALKTKASHSTSQLSQKLKTTYKASTSKIVSSFKATTSRAVCQLVKEYVGHRDGIWDLSVTRTQPVVLGTASADHTAMLWSIETGKCLLKYMGHQGSVNSIKFHPTEQMALTASGDQTAHIWRYMVQLPTPQPVADMSQTPCEDDVDFSDKDEADGEVEGPNDCPSVRVPTTTLRSHQGVVIAADWLVGGKQVVTASWDRAANLYDVETSELVHSLTGHDQELTHCCTHPTQRLVVTSSRDTTFRLWDFRDPSIHSVNVFQGHTDTVTSAVFTVGDNVVSGSDDRTVKVWDLKNMRSPIATIRTDSAVNRISVSVNQKIIALPHDNRQVRLFDMSGVRLARLPRSNRQGHRRMVCCSAWCEDNTSCNLFTCGFDRQAIGWNINIPALLQEK, encoded by the exons GACTCCAAACTGCCTTTGTCTCTGAGGAGCAATCTGCTGGACCTGTTCAGCCAGATCGAGAGGGAGTTTGAAAACCTCTACATAGAAAACCTGGAGT TACGCAGGGAAATCGAAACGCTGAACGATCGTTTGGCTGCGGAGGGACAGACTTTCGAGGGGGCAGATTTAGCCAAAGGAGCACTTAAAACAAAAG CAAGTCATAGCACAAGTCAGCTGTCACAAAAACTGAAGACGACATACAAGGCTTCCACAAGCAag ATTGTGTCCAGTTTCAAAGCGACCACGTCCAGAGCCGTGTGCCAGCTGGTCAAGGAGTATGTCGGCCACAGAGACGGCATCTGGGACCTCAGCGTCACCAGGACACAGCCCGTGGTGCTGGGCACCGCATCTGCAG ACCACACTGCGATGCTGTGGAGCATTGAAACTGGGAAGTGCCTCCTCAAATATATGGGCCATCAAGGATCAG TCAACTCCATCAAGTTCCATCCCACTGAACAGATGGCTCTAACAG CCTCTGGAGACCAGACGGCTCACATCTGGAGATACATGGTGCAGCTGCCAACTCCACAGCCTGTTGCTGATATGAGT CAGACACCCTGCGAAGACGACGTGGACTTTTCGGACAAAGATGAGGCCGACGGCGAAGTCGAGGGTCCAAATGACTGTCCCTCTGTCCGTGTGCCGACCACGACTCTGCGCAGCCATCAGGGCGTGGTGATCGCTGCCGATTGGCTGGTGGGGGGGAAGCAAGTGGTGACGGCCTCCTGGGATCGAGCTGCCAACCTGTACGACGTGGAGACCTCAGAGCTGGTCCACTCACTTACTG gcCATGACCAGGAGCTGACCCACTGCTGCACACACCCCACCCAGCGTCTGGTGGTCACCTCATCCAGGGACACCACCTTCAGACTCTGGGACTTCAGagacccatccatccactctGTCAACGTGTTCCAGGGACACACTGA CACGGTGACGTCCGCCGTGTTCACGGTGGGAGACAACGTGGTGTCTGGGAGCGACGATCGAACCGTCAAAGTGTGGGACTTGAAGAACATGAGGTCGCCTATAGCAACCATCCGCACAGACTCTGCTGTCAACAG GATCAGCGTGTCAGTCAACCAGAAAATCATCGCTCTTCCTCACGACAATCGGCAGGTCCGGCTGTTCGACATGTCCGGGGTGCGACTGGCTCGACTCCCACGAAGCAACAGACAG GGTCACCGGCGCATGGTGTGCTGCTCTGCCTGGTGTGAAGACAACACTTCCTGCAACCTGTTCACCTGCGGCTTCGACCGTCAGGCCATTGGCTGGAACATCAACATCCCCGCCCTGCTGCAGGAGAaatga
- the LOC120798546 gene encoding WD repeat-containing protein 37 isoform X1 produces the protein MPVESGSSAAARQAKQKRKSHSLSIRRTNSTEQERSGLQRDMLEGQDSKLPLSLRSNLLDLFSQIEREFENLYIENLELRREIETLNDRLAAEGQTFEGADLAKGALKTKASHSTSQLSQKLKTTYKASTSKIVSSFKATTSRAVCQLVKEYVGHRDGIWDLSVTRTQPVVLGTASADHTAMLWSIETGKCLLKYMGHQGSVNSIKFHPTEQMALTASGDQTAHIWRYMVQLPTPQPVADMSQQTPCEDDVDFSDKDEADGEVEGPNDCPSVRVPTTTLRSHQGVVIAADWLVGGKQVVTASWDRAANLYDVETSELVHSLTGHDQELTHCCTHPTQRLVVTSSRDTTFRLWDFRDPSIHSVNVFQGHTDTVTSAVFTVGDNVVSGSDDRTVKVWDLKNMRSPIATIRTDSAVNRISVSVNQKIIALPHDNRQVRLFDMSGVRLARLPRSNRQGHRRMVCCSAWCEDNTSCNLFTCGFDRQAIGWNINIPALLQEK, from the exons GACTCCAAACTGCCTTTGTCTCTGAGGAGCAATCTGCTGGACCTGTTCAGCCAGATCGAGAGGGAGTTTGAAAACCTCTACATAGAAAACCTGGAGT TACGCAGGGAAATCGAAACGCTGAACGATCGTTTGGCTGCGGAGGGACAGACTTTCGAGGGGGCAGATTTAGCCAAAGGAGCACTTAAAACAAAAG CAAGTCATAGCACAAGTCAGCTGTCACAAAAACTGAAGACGACATACAAGGCTTCCACAAGCAag ATTGTGTCCAGTTTCAAAGCGACCACGTCCAGAGCCGTGTGCCAGCTGGTCAAGGAGTATGTCGGCCACAGAGACGGCATCTGGGACCTCAGCGTCACCAGGACACAGCCCGTGGTGCTGGGCACCGCATCTGCAG ACCACACTGCGATGCTGTGGAGCATTGAAACTGGGAAGTGCCTCCTCAAATATATGGGCCATCAAGGATCAG TCAACTCCATCAAGTTCCATCCCACTGAACAGATGGCTCTAACAG CCTCTGGAGACCAGACGGCTCACATCTGGAGATACATGGTGCAGCTGCCAACTCCACAGCCTGTTGCTGATATGAGT CAGCAGACACCCTGCGAAGACGACGTGGACTTTTCGGACAAAGATGAGGCCGACGGCGAAGTCGAGGGTCCAAATGACTGTCCCTCTGTCCGTGTGCCGACCACGACTCTGCGCAGCCATCAGGGCGTGGTGATCGCTGCCGATTGGCTGGTGGGGGGGAAGCAAGTGGTGACGGCCTCCTGGGATCGAGCTGCCAACCTGTACGACGTGGAGACCTCAGAGCTGGTCCACTCACTTACTG gcCATGACCAGGAGCTGACCCACTGCTGCACACACCCCACCCAGCGTCTGGTGGTCACCTCATCCAGGGACACCACCTTCAGACTCTGGGACTTCAGagacccatccatccactctGTCAACGTGTTCCAGGGACACACTGA CACGGTGACGTCCGCCGTGTTCACGGTGGGAGACAACGTGGTGTCTGGGAGCGACGATCGAACCGTCAAAGTGTGGGACTTGAAGAACATGAGGTCGCCTATAGCAACCATCCGCACAGACTCTGCTGTCAACAG GATCAGCGTGTCAGTCAACCAGAAAATCATCGCTCTTCCTCACGACAATCGGCAGGTCCGGCTGTTCGACATGTCCGGGGTGCGACTGGCTCGACTCCCACGAAGCAACAGACAG GGTCACCGGCGCATGGTGTGCTGCTCTGCCTGGTGTGAAGACAACACTTCCTGCAACCTGTTCACCTGCGGCTTCGACCGTCAGGCCATTGGCTGGAACATCAACATCCCCGCCCTGCTGCAGGAGAaatga